From the Mammaliicoccus sciuri genome, the window TGCTGATGTAGGTATAGAGCTAAAATCAACAGGAATTCTCCCTTATAAAAATAAAAAGGACCTAAGGGCCAAAGAAAGACTAGTGTTAAATCTAATTAATTATAATAACGAAGTTGACAAAGACTTTTACTCTTCTTCATTTTGGATTAAAAACAATAAACTACTAATTTTCTTTTATTCATATGTAAGAAATAAAGACGGAAAGCCTGACTATCCCAACTTTGAAATAATTAAAACTGTATTACATGAATTTTGCGAATCTGATTTAATTATCATTAAAAAGGATTGGGAGAAAATAAATCGCAAAATAATAGAAGGAAAAGCACACGAACTCTCAGAAAGTGATACTGATTATTTAGGAGCATGTACAAAAGGAAAAGATTCATCATCTATGCAACCTCAACCCTTTTCAACTATCAAAGCTAAACAAAGGGCATACTCTCTTAAACAAGGATACATGACTTCTTTGGTACAAAAATATATTGGTAATAAAAAAAATTACATTTACAACACCTGATCAATTACAGGATAATACGATTCCTGAACTAATCCACAAATATTTAGAGCCTTATATCGGATTAAATACACAAGAAATTGCAAAAAAATTAAATGTTGAACTATCAACAGCAAAAAATAAAAATCAAATACTAGTAAGCAACATCTTTGGTGTAAAAAAGACGAATCTGAATGATATCGAAGAATTTTCAAAAGCTAATATAAAATTTAAAACTATAACAGCTAATATGAATGGTTCAATACCAGAAAGTATGTCATTCGAGAATTTAGATTTTGATGATATTTATCATAATTCATGGGAAGAATCAATTTTAAGAGATAATCTGAGTTCAATAAAATGGTTATTTATTGTTTTCCAGAAAGATGAAAATGACAAACATTATCTTAGAGGTATTAAGTTTTGGACAATTCCGAATAGGATTCTCGACAATGAGATTAAACAATTATTTAATGAAACCAAAGAGTTAATGCTCTTCAATAAGACTATGGAAGTTATAGATGGTAAAGTTATCAATCATCTACCGAATTCTTTAAGTTTCAACAATGTTTGTCATATAAGACCAAAAGGTGCTAATCGAATAAAAAGTATGATTACTTTACCTAAT encodes:
- a CDS encoding MutH/Sau3AI family endonuclease, whose translation is MLFGIMVVNYRGDLIKFEYTTANDIITYAKEAEGQYLYQIDKNNMFKKSNKKGMVGTIIEESYFGLKTNNRPEPDFADVGIELKSTGILPYKNKKDLRAKERLVLNLINYNNEVDKDFYSSSFWIKNNKLLIFFYSYVRNKDGKPDYPNFEIIKTVLHEFCESDLIIIKKDWEKINRKIIEGKAHELSESDTDYLGACTKGKDSSSMQPQPFSTIKAKQRAYSLKQGYMTSLVQKYIGNKKNYIYNT
- a CDS encoding MutH/Sau3AI family endonuclease, with the protein product MVIKKITFTTPDQLQDNTIPELIHKYLEPYIGLNTQEIAKKLNVELSTAKNKNQILVSNIFGVKKTNLNDIEEFSKANIKFKTITANMNGSIPESMSFENLDFDDIYHNSWEESILRDNLSSIKWLFIVFQKDENDKHYLRGIKFWTIPNRILDNEIKQLFNETKELMLFNKTMEVIDGKVINHLPNSLSFNNVCHIRPKGANRIKSMITLPNGEEIPNQCFWFNNSYIKNIVSDILLIK